The genomic window TGTTTGGAAGACGGCACATGGTCTGATGATGCACCGGTCTGCATCGTAGGTGAGAAATTTTCACGTGCATGTAAGACACTTGACTGGGAAAGGTATGCATGACAAAGATCTTGAGACTTACGTGGTAGTGGCGTAGTTTGGGTTTGAAATGCACCAATACGAAGGTAGAAGTCCTTAGAGTGTCCTAGGCTAGTAGGGTGACCGAACTATTAGTAATCTAAGAGGTTTGCCTGATCGTTTTTTGTCTCGTTTAAGACGTTTGGAAGtgcgaagaaagaaaatgcgtCTTTCCCTTTACTTACAAAGGCGTAGAATGGAACAGCTGTACGAACATCGATCACAATCAGCCCTGGTGCGCAACCAAGCCCGGAGCTTACGAAGACCACAAATCTTGGAGAAATTGCCCTTGTCAAgatgagaaagaagaagacttaGGTCGGCTTAAAACGAGCGAGCATTTTGTCACCGTATTTTTACTATGGGCCCTCCTTGCATAGGTGAAACTAGAACGTGCGGAGGAACGGGAGGCGGAGCACCGTGCAAGTTTCCATTCACATACAAGGGGAAAGTCTATCAAGCGTGTACAACCTACGACGCGGAAAAGCCAGATCTACCGTGGTGCATGACTGACCGTTACAAGTGGGGCAACTGTAGATGCTGCCTATGTCCTCCGAAACTCCAAGGTAAGTACAGACGGTAGAACCTCGCTAACTGAGCTATCAGCATTTCCTCGTAATCAGTTATATTTTCGTATGAGGTTCCTCTTAGAAGTTATTTGCGATCCGATTACGCCGTCTTTTGATGGAACAGCGTTATTTTTGTCTTTATTACGACAGTCGTTTTTCAGTGTGGCGAAGGACTTTGAACTCATTGGAAAGTCATCCGTAATTTTTCTCGCTATAGTGGGACTCCCACTAGCGAGACAGACAGATTACGGACGACTTTATATGGTAGCTCCTATAGAAGCTATAGACGCCTTACTTGAGCTTCTATAGGAGCTTTATATAATGCACGTGATTGCGAGCCAATCAGGAGCGCTCATTAGAGTGGTGTATCTCGGTTATCTCACTCTTCCGGTCTATATACCACTCTTCCGGCGTATACACCTTCCGGCGTATACCACTCATCCGGGTTAAAAGTAGCAGATCGCGTTTGAATTCGCGCTCCTGATGGGCTCGCAATCGCGTCCCATTAtaccacggatactagtatccTCTAGTATCCGTGATTATACTAATGCTCGTTTGATATTCCAACGTACCCACCCCTAAAATCCCCTTGCCCAGCAAGGGGGTTGGCAGGTGCGCGGAGGGTGTCCGGCCGCGCCCCTCCCTCCGTGGGAGTGGTTCCAGATTAACACCCCCCAATGGCACGTCACGCTGGCAAGCCAGCGGAGAACTACGTACACGCGCCCCCAGATCGCAGGGAGGGTCGGGAGGAAAAAGCACCTATCTCGCAAGCAGGCTAGCGACCCAATGCCCTCCCTACCCGGatcgcgcgccgcgcgcgcggCACATTTCCCGCCCGTTACGAATATCAACCGCGTCTAACGGTGTGCGTTGGACTTCATTCGCCGAGGGCCAGACCCGCCCGAGTGCTCTAAATAGCGTATCCCACTCGCCGTGTAACATATACATATTTATTCTCGAAGCAATATATTACACTACACTATACGCGACCTCTCGCAGGTCTTACAGTATCAAAACGAGAAGCGCACTTACAGAGTAGTTTTTCACATTGGTGTTTTATGTCAATGATAGATATTCGTCTTGTGGGTGGATCGTCTAAGTACGAAGGGCAAATCGAAGGGTATTACGAAAACGGCCTGTGGGCGTTGGTTTGTGACAAAGACTTCGGTATGGAGGAAGCGTTCGTTGTTTGTCGTGAACTCTTTTCGACGCCCCCTGCGCGTTTCACCGTGGGCTATTCATTTCAATCGGGACCAAGTTCGTTTGTGCTTGAAATTCGGTGCTCTGGGAAGGAATTTCGATTGCAAGAGTGTTCACACGGGAATTCTGGTTTATGCTCTGTCAGAAACACAGCCGGAGTTGTTTGCTTGGGTAAAGGCGTCTAGTTGTTCTTCATATCTTGTGATTTTCATAATTTTAGATCAACCGTTTCCTGTTCGACTCACTGGATCGTCTCGGTCAAACGAAGGACGCGTGGAATTATACTACAACGGGGAGTGGGGAACCGTGTGTGATACTGACTGGGATCTACAAGACAGTAACGTCGTGTGCCGTCAGTTTGGACTGGGTCGTGCACTTACATACAGCAACAGCATACCGGGAAAGGGCTCGATTTTGCTCAGTGGGGTACGCTGCAATGGTTCAGAAGAAGGGCTTGCGCAGTGTCTCTCCGACGGTATATTTCGTCGTACATCTGGCAGTTGCAGCCACTCCAATGATGTGTATATATCGTGCAGAGGTAAAATATGTGAGATAATTATTCCATCGCGTATAGCTCGATGTGAATTCTTTTAGAGGGTCGATGCTCGGAACTCCGCGTACCTTTATCTTCTGCTGAGATCTCTGGAAACGCTACTACGACGAACGTGACTTTTTCATGTCGAAGTAGATCTGAACTGTCTGGTCCGTTAAGCGTCTCGTGTTTGGAAGACGGCACATGGTCTAATGATGCACCGGTCTGCATCTTAGGTGAGAAATTGTCACGTGCATGTGAGACACTTGACTGGGAAAGGTATGATCTTGAGGACGTACGTGGTAGTGGCGTAGTCTGGATATGAAATGCACCAATACGAAGGTAGAAGTCCTTAGAGTGTCCTAGGCTAGTATAGGGTGACCGAACTATTAGTAATCTAAGAGGTTTGCCTGATCGTTCGGTAGAACCTCGCTAACTGCACGAGCTATCAGCATTTCCTCGTACTCAGTTATATTTTTGTGTGCGGTTCCTCTTAGAAGTTATTTGCGATCCGATTACGCCGTCTCTCGATGGAAAGGCGTTGTTTTGTCTTTACTAATTAAGACAGTCGTTTTTCAGTGGGGCGAAGGACTTGAACTCATTGGAACGTCATCCGTAATTTTTCTCGCTATAGTGGGACTCCCACTAGCGAGACAGATTACGGACGACTCTATATGGTAGCTCCTATAGAAGCTGTAGGCGCCTTACTTGAGCTTCTATAGGAGCTATTCTCGAAGCAATATATTACACTACACTATACGCGACCTCTCGCAGGTCTTCACAGCATCAAAACGAGAAGCGCACTTACAGTGTAGTTTTTCACAttgctgttttttttcaatgatAGATGTTCGTCTTGTGGGTGGATTGTCTAAGTACGAAGGGCAACTCGAAGCGTATTACGACGACCGGTGGGCATTGGTTTGTGACAAAGACTTCGGTATGGAGGAAGCGTTCGTTGTTTGTCGTGAACTCTTTTCGACGCCTCCTGCGCGTTTCACCGTGGGCTATTCGTTTGAATCGGGACCAAGTTTGTTGGTGCTTGAAATTCGGTGTCCTGGAAAGGAATTTCGGTTGCAAGAGTGTTCACACGGGAGTTCTGGTTTATGCTCTGTTAGAAACACAGCCGGAGTCGTTTGCTTGGGTAAAGGCGTCTAGTTGTTCTTCATATCTTatgattttaattattttagatCAACCGTTTCCTGTTCGACTCACTGGATCGTCTCGGTCGAACGAAGGACGCGTGGAATTATACTACAACGGGGAGTGGGGAACCGTGTGTGATACTGACTGGGATCTTCGAGACAGTAACGTCGTGTGCCGTCAGCTTGGACTGGGTCGTGCACTTACATACAGCAACAGCATACCGGGAAAGGGCTCGATTTTGCTCAGTGGGGTACGCTGCAATGGTTCAGAAGAAGGGCTTGCGCAGTGTCTCTCCGGCGGTATATTTCGTCGTACATCTGGCAACTGCAGCCACTCGGATGATGTGTATATATCGTGCGAGGGTAAAATTTGTGGAATAATTATGCCGTCGCGTATAGTTCGATGTGAATTCTTTTAGATGGTCGATGCTCGGAACTCCACGTACCTTTATCTTCTGCTGAGATCTCTGGAAACGCTACTACGACGAAAGtgactttttcatgtcaaagTAGATCTGAACTGTCTGGTCCGGTAAGCGTCTCGTGTTTGGAAGACGGCACATGGTCGGTCTGCATCTCAGGTGAGAAATTGTCACGTTAGTACGTGGTACTCCACCGATAATTAATACTGGAAAACGTATGCATGGCATAGATCCCGAGACTTAGTGGCGTAGCCCGGGTTTGACAAGGTTGCAATGCGCCAATATGGAGCGTCCTAGCTGAGCTAGTAGTTTGCCtgatcgtttttcgtctcGCTTAGTTAATTAAGGCATTACGACGTGCGAAGGAAGTAACTGCGTCTTTCCTTTGGCGTAGAATGGCACAACTGTACGAGCGAGGATAACAATCAGCACTGGTGCGCAACCGAGCTCGGAACTTACGAAGACCGCAAATATTCGGGAAATTTCTCTTGCCAAGAAGAGAGAGCAGAAGACTTGGGTCGGCTTAAAACGAACAAGCGTTTTTGCCGctgcattttttctgtaaATCTTCTTTGCATAGGTAAAACTAGAACGTGCGGAGGAACGGGAGGTGGAGCACCGTGTAAGTTTCCATTCATATACAAATCAAAAGTTTATGAATCGTGCACCACCTGTGACGCGGTAAAGCCAGGTCTGCCGTGGTGCAGCACCGGCAGTGGCACGTGGGGCAGCTGTAGATGCTGCACATGTCGTCCAAAAGGTGAGTACAGACGGTAGAACCTCGCTAATATTatgattttaattattttagatCAACCGTTTCCTGTTCGACTCACTGGATCGTCTCGGTCGAACGAAGGACGCGTGGAATTATACTACAACGGGGAGTGGGGAACTGTGTGTGATACTGACTGGGATCTACGAGACAGTAACGTCGTGTGCCGTCAGCTGGGACTGGGTCGTGCACTTACATACAGCAACAGCATACCGGGAAAGGGCTCGATTTTGCTCAGTGGGGTACGCTGCAATGGTTCAGAAGAAGGGCTTGCGCAGTGTCTCTCCGACGGTGTATTTCGTCGTACATCTGGCAATTGTAGTCACTCCGATGATGTGTATATATCGTGCGAGGGTAAAATATGTGGTATAATTATGCCGTCGCGTATAGTTCGATGTGAATTCTTTTAGATGGTCGATGTTTGGAACTCTATGTGTATTTGTCTTCTGCAGAAGTTTCCGGGAACGCTGATACAACGAATGTGATTTTTTCATGCAAGAGTGGATACAAGCTGACTGGTCCAATGAGAGTTTCGTGTTTAGAAAACAGCACGTGGTCTGATGATACACCAGAGTGCATTCCAGGTGAGCAGATTTTATACCATGCACTACTTCCTCCGTCGCGAGAGTATTTGCACTATACGTCACGGTACTTAGCCATTCGCATGTGAGACTTCATTAATGCCCGGCTCTAGTAGAACGGAGGAAATTAatgcttttaattaatgcagcCTTTAGCTTGCCCTGACATGTTTGGGTTGTGGAATTTGACTTTGACGGTCTCGTCGGAGActcaaaaagacgaagaaaactttTCTACTACGAAAGTGAACTTTGCATGCGACAACGGTTATATACTGACTGGTCCTTCGAGCATTTGGTGTTTGGAAAGCAGCCAATGGTCTGAAGATGCACCACGGTGCGTTCCAGGTGAGTCGTTTGAAATATCCTTGCATGTATGATTATAGTTATCTCATCCTCTCATATTAAAAGTCCTGCGGAAAGCGCGGAACTCATACAGTAGCTGAGACTGCACGTCTTGTGTACGTTCCTTAGATACTACAAGCATCGTTTTGTAAAGCCCTATAACCATGGCATAATGTTACTATACATGCTAAGtcaaaaatttaattaagtagGTTTTATATACTTTACCTCGTTAAATTGCTTCCAGTCTAATTATTTGCTTTTACAGTCTCCCTAGCTATTCCGATTCTCACACTCTTGCTCTTCCTTATTGTTTCCGGACTCACCATCAGATTTACCAACAATTTCAAATTCATATTCTCTCTTCGCGGTATTTACTACCTCCTACTAACAGCAAGCTCTTTTCTGTTTGCTATACTTATTGCTACTTATTTTGGGCCCTACTCCACACCCTTGGTGGTAGAGGCCGTTGTTAATGCGGATACCGTTTTGTGCCTTTCGCCGTTTTTCACTCAAACTCTATTTCATCTCATCGGCAACTCGATTAACAGACAAGCAAGAAAGTTTATGTTTATCGCTTTTATCGTAATTGTTGAGATCGTGATCGGGGTTTTGTCTTCATTCATTTTTTCCGACTCAGATTGCAGCGAAGGTGACACATTTTCTTCAATCGTCTTGTCATATTGGCTAAACGGCGCACTGGCAATGGGAAGCGGACTCGTTATTTGGATAACGTATTTCAAGGAATATAAACATCGGCCAAAATGCCAATCTTTTCTCGAATGTTTGACACTAACATTTCTTGCGGCGCTTTATCTTTCAGCCTTGGTGACTGTTACTTTTGAACACGACTGCAAGATACAGCATCATTTTATGATAGTTCTTGCTACGTTTCCGGCTCTACTGACACTTCATGTACTTACGTTTAAACTCATTAAAGATGTGTTTGCTAAGAAGTACACATCAGGTAAAGTTGCCCACTAAATCCGTTTATTTTGTTGAGATTAGTTTTGTTTAGGAACAAATTTACCTATAGAACTCTCTTTTCGCAGCGCTTCTGGAAGtagcctaaaaaataatgcCGCCGAAGTTGACCAAGTAGTCTACTGGGACGAGGACATAGTACAACAAATCAGTGCAGTCATCATATCGCCTTCCCGAATTCAGAAGGAGGCTTGGATTGGCCGAGGTACGATACGTAATAAATATTTGAGTAATAACAACACggatctctctctctcacatAAAGGAAACTTTGGAGCGGTGTTCAAAGGTACAATGAACAATGCAGTAGTTGCAATGAAGTCAGTATTAGGTACTCTCTTATATATCATTTCTTGCTTTCCATTTTGACTTGAAGTTTGCGTAGATGAAATGAATCGCAGAGAAGTAAATGATTTTGTTCGCGAAGGCCTTCGAATGCGCCAATTCGACCATCCAAACGTGATTAAGCTATTAGGCATATGCTGGTCCGACAATCCGTCGAATCCCTATCATCGGTCTCCTCTTATCATTCTGCCCTATATGGAACTTGGCGATCTCAAAATGTACCTTCGAAAATGCCGACCTGGAGAGCCAGCCGCATCTGTTCAGGACAAAATCCCCTTACAGGTATAAAGATCGAAATTGTAATCACTGTtgctcgacgaaacgttcttttttaattaaaggggAAGATTGGTTTGATACAGCTGGTCAAGTTTTCGCTGCAGATTGCTAGCGGAATGGAATACATATCTAATAAAGGAGTAGTTCATCGAGATTTGGCCGCAAGAAATTGCATGTAAGAAAGGAATGTTCACTCATCATAATTCATTTTAATTGAAAGGGTGAGCTGGAGTTTGGAAGTCAAAGTCGGCGACTTCGGCTTATCAAAAGTATTGGCAGCAGGCAAAGACTATTACCGAGCGAGTGAAGGAGGAGCGCTTCCTATTCGATGGATGTCACCCGAATGTCTTCTTGACTTTGTTTTCACACCGAAATCCGACGTGGTAATCGGGAACttgaaatttattctcaTTGAATATTCCTGTCTTTAGTGGTCGTTTGGAATTACTGTTTGGGAAGTGATGACACTTGGAATGGTGCCCTATCCAGGTACATCTAACCAGGAAGTGATCTCGTTTGTCAAGTCTGGTCAACGCCTAGCAAAGCCAGAGGAGTGTCCTTTGGAAGTGTAGGAGTATTTGTCTTTTGAAATTCTTGTATTGATTTTCCTTTCAGATACAATATGATGCTTTCATGTTGGTCAGTCAAGCCCGAAAATCGTCTGTCTTTCACGAAAATCGTTGATTTTCTTGAGGATTACCTGACGGAGAAGATGAATTACTTCAATGTGAACTCAGACGAGGATGACCCTTACGCATTGGAGCCTGGCTGCCAAAGAAAGTTGTGAGGCCAATGATTATGTTACACAAGCGGAAGAGGTCGTTTGAATGTGAGTGAGAAGAATCGTAATTTTGTTCGTTTGTTTGTGTGTTTGTAGACTCGTTTGTTTGCTCGTTACTAGcgtagaaaaaattgcaaaaaaTTGGACTTCGCCCTAGCCTCGTATGCCAGGCCTAGATAAATCATAGATGTATGGATAAATCAAGGGCTCTGGCCAGGCTCCTATACGTCTACCCCGGATTAACATCATGCGAAGTGTATTATGCACTCGTACGAAGATTCTAAAGCAAGTTGATTGGGTGCTTGCTCTTCAAGCACCGTCTTGTGAGGCAGAGAGCGGTGATTCAGTCTCGGGGCCTCTTTTCGTACTGAACAGTGATTTCGTAcacgcgacgacggccgTAACTAACTGAAGCCAGAGGGTGATCCCTAAATTCACTACTGCAAATTGCTGATGAACGAGTTTATTCGGACAGGGTACAGTACTCAGCGACCGAACGTGCTAGCTATAGACCACGAAAAGCGGCCTAATATCCGTGGCTAGACGCGGTTTTACatttgacggcggcgtcttGATAATGATCGCACGTCTCTTTGTTGCGTACCCGGCGTGGCCGCACTTGTCGACCGACTTCTCCCTGAATGAACTTGGTCGATCCACACAATTCCAGATCGAACCGGGCCAGTAGGAAATGACTGTCGTTTCCGCGCCGAAACCAAAGCCCAGTTGGCGACACACGACGTTGCCGTTGGAGTTTCCCAAACAGCCGACCGCACACCGTTCCCCAGACTCCGTGTGGTAGACTTCAACTCGGCCtccgacgagacgaacgctGAAGGGGAAAATGAAAGCGTTTTACGTTTGTTCTCCGTCAATATCAAAGGCTTaccttttttcctttctgtAGCTGGTGTTGCCCGGAACGTTCTTGGCTGCACGGTGAAAGATACAGCATCTTCACCGAGCAGACAATGGAGCTCGCaagaaggaaacgaagacCGAACATCATTACTAAAGGAAGGGATCACGTGCATGGAGACTAAGCTCAGTCGACTGCTGTGGTAATACAGGGAAAGCTGAATTCAACACCGTGTTGGTTACGAGAAGAACTGCTTAAACTTTCGACTCACGACGCTTTGAACACGTTATCTCTGAGTATCAGTATTGGATAGCGTAGAAGCACAAGAAACTGTCAAGTAAGAACGCAGTAGTTGTCCTGTGTCCGTCATTTTGCTGTATCTCGCAAGATGGCGTGAATTAACCCAGGTGCCGTCAACTGACGCGCAGAATAACAGTGACGATAACCTTCAGATATCTGCTAGGTCCTATTTCTCTCGACAACCTCGCGACGACAAGAGTTGCCCATTGAGTTGTAATATTCACTATTAGCCTACGTTTTCTTAGATGCTTCAAGTACATACCGGTACCTCTcttttgcagaaaaacgaaacaaaGCATGTCGTCTTCATCTCTCATTGAACGTAAATCGCAAATCGTTGTCGCTTCATCACTTGAGTGGATCAAGTGCAAGTGCAAGGAGACAGACGTCTTTGCAACCGAGGCCTAATCTAGTAGTCATCTGTTTAAAGGCATGTGAGAATCTGACAGCGTGCTTGGCTTTCCACTCATCAGCTTTAGGGAAGGCTGAAGACCGAAGTACGTCTTGTGAACTCAGCAGCAACGTTTGGCGTTGCCAACAGAGAGCATCGCAGCAACTGCTAGTAAGAACGTCATAGTAGTACAATACCCCCGCCTGTTCACTTCGCCCAAGTTTGAATTTATAATGCTTTTTGGCGGCAGGTCTTCACGTACGCCTGTGACAGAATTTCTTGGTTAAGGCTTTTATTATGAAACTTATGAAAAGCCTACAGTACAAACGCTAAACAAGACTAAACGATTTGATCGGGCAGGGTACCACCTCAGCGATCCCAGCGACGAGATTGTACTAGAAGCGGTTTTGcatttgacgacggcgttgtATGGTGATCGCACGTCGGTTTTCCGTACCCGCGGCGTGGCGGCGTGGCGGCGCGACGTCTCATTGACAACGCACTAAATTCCATCGTGCCGCACGATGTCAGAACCGGATCCGTAGAACGTCAATCGAGTGCACGTCGTTTCCGCTCCGAGACCGAAGCTTGTTGGCTGGTGTGCTACTGACTCTCTTCTGATACAACATGAAAGGCGAAAGGAAACACAGAAATGTCGTGCATGCAACTACAAGATAACTCAACTCACTAGCTAATTGCTAATAAGCGAGTTCATTCGGGCAGGGAGCGACTTCAGCGAATCGCCGTTTTGCatttgacggcggcgtcttCATAATGATTGCACGTATTTGCTCCGTACTCGGAGTGGCGGCACTTGTCGAGCGACTGCTCATTTCCAACGCACTGAACTTGATCGAGCCACACAATGCCAGAACCGGGTCCGTAGGAAACGGCGGTCGTTTCCGCGCCGAGACCAAAGCCCAGTTGGCGAcacacgacgtcgccgtcggattTTTCCCACGATCGACCGCACACCGTTCCCCAGACTCCGCAGTGGTACACTTCGACTCGGCCTTCACTTTTTCCTGAACCtccgacgagacgaacagctgaaggaaaaaaatgtaAGTGTAAGCGTTTTACGTTAGTTCTCCGGCGATATCAAAAGCTTACTTTTTTGACAAGATACGTAGAATCGATCTGAAGGGTTTGTGCAATAGGAACGTCCCCACTGAACGCCCGTGGAGCAATCTATTTCCTTTTTGTAGCTGGTAAGACAAGATGGATTCGCTGCTTGCAAAGGCTGCAATGGGGAGCCGGATCTTCGGTAGCTGCGCGGGAAAGACGGACCATAACCGGCGGCTTCGCACGCCGTTGAGCGCTGACGATTTCCCCACGAATTCGCGCCGCACACGACACCCCATGTTTTTTGAGTTGGATTGTACACCTGAAGATAGCCGTTGGAACGGCCACTGGTTGACAATCGGACGCCTAAGGTGAAAAATTGTAAAATGTTTTTTGGATTAATATTGCCTTCTAACTCACCGGGACTGCACTGAACTTGGGCGTACGCGTAGTTGGAGCAATAGCCGTTTCGGCGAAATGAACGGGCCCAGTTGTTATAAGAAAATGACTGAACCGGAGTCACTTTACTGTACGAGCAGTCTTGAAGAAGACTTTCTGTTCCTCGGCAGTGAAAGTTCGTCAGCAGATTACTGCTGTATTGGTACTTATACTTGGGAGAATCTACGGCTTTTCCTCCTGAATATCCGAGTTGTCTACAAACGACGGCAGCGTTTGTGTCACTCCATCCGGCGTCGCAGATCGAATACCAAGCGCCGTCGGTGAGCACTTCGATTCGGCCTTCAAATTCATTTGGACCAGACGCGAAACGAACTCCcggcgtcgctcgtcgacgaacgcaTTCTGTCATTTGAGCCGGGGAAAGAAGATCGCTGAGAAAGAAACATTGGATATCGTTCGCTTCCGTTTGAAGATCTTGACTTGACGACAGGTTGCGGCGAAGTGCGGAAACGGTGGCTGACGGAAGAAGGCTTTTCCTTTCGTCGTACGTGTAACCAAGAGCGGTAACTTTGAGCAAATTGATTGGGCGATTCCAGGTCGATTGGGGCAAGAGCTGAGTCGTTGTTTCGGGATAGGTGAGACTCAGATGATTCATAGTTGAGTTCAAGGTGTACCCATCTCCTGATGATGGATAGTTGTTTGGCCCGTCACCGTGTCTCTTTTGCCAATCGTACCAGAGACGATCAATAAAGCTGTGGTGCTATGAAAGAACTCTTATAAAAGAAATTTGGTTGTTGATGGACTGAATCTTACGAAGTAAAAGACTGGATCAAGTGGCGATAAGGGTGATCTCATATCTGATTTACCAAACTTCGAATGAAGACTATTGTGTCTGTTGCCGCCactttctgttttctttctaaattCATCGTACGAGCTGAGGTTTTGATCTTCGTCAAGCTGCGACTGAGACTCTTGAGCTTCATAGAAATCCCCCATGTTTCGGGTTATGCATTGTGACGGATCTGAATGCCATTCGGATGTGTTGAAGTAACCTGTGTTAACGCAGTTGTCAGGTGGGTCGCCGTTTTGTGCTCCACCGAGAGGTTTCCAGATTTTTGACTCGTTGATCTTTTCTCCCGCCCAATTCCAGTAAGGAAGGCGAAGAGCATCATCGTTGCGAGCAATTTGTATAGCTCTTTCTAACATAGTCAGAAATGCGCGGTGCCAAGGAAAAAAGCCAGGATTACTAAGAAAACGAGACGCTTTAGTCATGAAAACGGGGCTAATTTCCTGTGTACCCGTGCGCGCCTGTTCTGAAAGCTGCACAATGAAGGGCAGCTAATTCGTTAATAGCACCGTTCTTTTTCAGGATTTTGAATCCTTCAATTATTGACATCCAGTCGTCAGGTCGGTTGTTTGCCATGTCAATCAAATTGCACCGAACCTCTACGA from Oscarella lobularis chromosome 1, ooOscLobu1.1, whole genome shotgun sequence includes these protein-coding regions:
- the LOC136199176 gene encoding uncharacterized protein, which codes for MTKLRCFIILLCTCACCSVSNSQASSKNAAKLRNAFFSIFAAHSNSFSDELTESDGVTNVDLLFVMDNSGSISRDDFSKQKSFVALTIDHALTIGCRCSVRVAVITFSTSSQTTIEFDFDDISVYSTPRANLKSAVDSIPYIGGESRNIKGALTLAHSLINDASKGARSGADKVVFVVTNGGSTEGGNPETAADVLKESDKATVFVMGPANFRFASDQRELINIATPKNGDREYVLAVDDFNDMRNIAQEFGSKVRCNLIDMANNRPDDWMSIIEGFKILKKNGAINELAALHCAAFRTGAHGNPGFFPWHRAFLTMLERAIQIARNDDALRLPYWNWAGEKINESKIWKPLGGAQNGDPPDNCVNTGYFNTSEWHSDPSQCITRNMGDFYEAQESQSQLDEDQNLSSYDEFRKKTESGGNRHNSLHSKFGKSDMRSPLSPLDPVFYFHHSFIDRLWYDWQKRHGDGPNNYPSSGDGYTLNSTMNHLSLTYPETTTQLLPQSTWNRPINLLKVTALGYTYDERKSLLPSATVSALRRNLSSSQDLQTEANDIQCFFLSDLLSPAQMTECVRRRATPGVRFASGPNEFEGRIEVLTDGAWYSICDAGWSDTNAAVVCRQLGYSGGKAVDSPKYKYQYSSNLLTNFHCRGTESLLQDCSYSKVTPVQSFSYNNWARSFRRNGYCSNYAYAQVQCSPGVRLSTSGRSNGYLQVYNPTQKTWGVVCGANSWGNRQRSTACEAAGYGPSFPRSYRRSGSPLQPLQAANPSCLTSYKKEIDCSTGVQWGRSYCTNPSDRFYVSCQKTVRLVGGSGKSEGRVEVYHCGVWGTVCGRSWEKSDGDVVCRQLGFGLGAETTAVSYGPGSGIVWLDQVQCVGNEQSLDKCRHSEYGANTCNHYEDAAVKCKTAIR